One stretch of Pyrenophora tritici-repentis strain M4 chromosome 4, whole genome shotgun sequence DNA includes these proteins:
- a CDS encoding CaiC, Acyl-CoA synthetase (AMP-forming)/AMP-acid ligase II codes for MSPTTLEHAFSKDSSSTAIIVPGSPALTVSYKKLAVDVKSFQQKLAKVGVSAEAAVSIALPNTYEFIVSFIAASWQRAIAAPLNPAYKQSEFEFYIDDLSSAIALVPKGAFAQDAAAVRAARKYNAAIAECYYNGSEVVLDVKETGKLAGKSAPVLSAQPDDVALVLHTSGTTGRPKAVPLTHRNLLRTMKNIQGTYELTAKDRTMLVMPLFHVHGLLAGFLAPLASGGSVVVPPKFSASVFWKDFNEHKANWYTAVPTIHQILLRSPLPSPMPKIRFIRSCSSPLSPKTFYELEKAFGAPVLEAYAMTEAAHQMTSNPLPPHQRKPGSVGVGQGVEVKILDEAGNEVAQGKEAEICIKGENVTNGYLNNPAANASSFTKDGFFRTGDQGKVDSEGYVIITGRIKELINKGGEKISPIELDNVIAQHPAVSEAVSFAIEDEMYGQDVGLAVVIKEGQALTTGELKTWLTDHVAKFKLPKQIFFTDIMPKTATGKIQRRLVAEAMLKQEQPKAKL; via the exons ATGTCTCCCACCACTCTAGAACACGCCTTCTCAAAGGACTCGTCATCGACCGCCATCATCGTGCCCGGTAGCCCTGCCCTGACAGTCTCGTACAAGAAGCTGGCCGTGGATGTCAAGTCATTCCAGCAAAAGTTGGCTAAAGTCGGCGTATCTGCCGAGGCAGCTGTGTCGATTGCGCTGCCCAATACCTACGAGTTCATCGTCTCTTTCATCGCTGCATCATGGCAAAGGGCCATTGCCGCACCCCTGAACCCGGCGTACAAACAATCCGAGTTTGAATTCTACATCGACGACCTAAGCTCGGCAATTGCTCTGGTACCCAAAGGCGCCTTTGCGCAAGATGCAGCTGCCGTCCGCGCAGCGAGGAAATACAATGCCGCCATCGCGGAATGTTACTACAATGGCAGCGAGGTCGTTCTCGACGTCAAGGAAACTGGAAAGCTCGCGGGTAAATCTGCACCAGTCTTGTCTGCGCAGCCGGATGATGTCGCCCTCGTGCTACACACCAGTGGCACCACCGGACGACCAAAGGCGGTGCCGCTTACCCATCGCAATCTGTTGCGTACCATGAAGAACATTCAAGGTACTTATGAGCTTACGGCCAAGGACCGCACGATGCTGGTCATGCCTCTGTTCCACGTCCATGGCCTGCTTGCCGGATTCCTCGCACCCTTGGCATCTGGAGGTTCCGTCGTCGTGCCTCCCAAGTTCTCTGCTTCTGTCTTCTGGAAGGACTTCAATGAGCACAAAGCGAACTGGTACACGGCTGTCCCTACTATTCACCAGATCTTGTTGAGAAGCCCTCTCCCAAGCCCAATGCCCAAGATTCGATTTATCCGGTCGTGCTCGAGCCCTCTGTCCCCCAAAACGTTCTATGAGCTCGAAAAGGCATTCGGCGCGCCGGTATTGGAGGCTTATGCAATGACCGAAGCTGCGCATCAGATGACGAGTAATCCTCTTCCGCCACACCAGCGTAAGCCTGGTAGCGTGGGAGTCGGCCAAGGCGTTGAAGTCAAGATCCTTGACGAAGCTGGCAACGAGGTAGCCCAGGGCAAAGAGGCTGAGATATGTATCAAGGGTGAAAACGTCACCAACGGCTATCTCAACAACCCCGCAGCGAATGCCTCGTCTTTTACAAAGGATGGCTTCTTCCGCACTGGAGACCAAGGCAAGGTGGACTCCGAGGGTTATGTTATCATCACTGGCCGTATCAAAGAATTGATCAACAAGGGTGGTGAAAAGATTAGTCCCATCGAACTGGACAACGTCATCGCACAGCACCCTGCAGTTTCGGAAGCTGTGAGTTTCGCCATCGAGGATGAGATGTATGGTCAGGATGTTGGGCTTGCGGTCGTGATCAAGGAAGGCCAAGCATTGACTACAGGCGAGCTGAAGACGTGGCTTACAGACCACGTTGCTAAATTCAAGCTACCCAAGCAG ATTTTCTTCACCGATATCAT GCCCAAGACTGCAACAGGGAAGATTCAGCGACGTCTGGTTGCTGAAGCGATGCTCAAACAAGAACAGCCCAAGGCCAAGCTATAG
- a CDS encoding DUF3431 domain containing protein, protein MQRKIVSFAITTAIFLAIIAIFRPISKPPQKLRDPAPGIKGHYPYTKPKHAPWNPPKPKPPVDDETQADHLIIKSRLENEDLSWMDRLPRNWQRTVLTIDNDFAKLHEGAKRVDRGRVADVYLRWIIENYNKLPEVIVFLPPENQPRTSGQHIRSEIPKLRARSIQSSGFAPLKCPEVEMCEKLVHPFRSPPYEIRTLDEPMGNVWKQIFGDAKMGGEDLAASPSAEFAVSKAQVQKRSVDEYLKAWTWLNRTPMDDDSAGLVLEYLWPFLFGRDALFCPDFKEC, encoded by the exons ATGCAAAGAAAGATAGTCTCCTTCGCCATCACAACAGCCATCTTCCTTGCCATTATCGCCATCTTCCGACCAATCTCAAAGCCCCCTCAGAAACTCCGAGATCCAGCACCTGGTATCAAGGGCCACTACCCATATACCAAACCCAAACACGCGCCTTGGAATCCACCAAAACCCAAACCCCCAGTAGACGATGAGACGCAGGCTGATCACCTGATCATCAAATCCCGACTTGAAAACGAGGATCTCTCATGGATGGACCGGCTGCCTCGGAACTGGCAGAGGACCGTTCTTACAATTGATAATGATTTCGCAAAACTTCACGAGGGTGCGAAAAGAGTGGACAGAGGACGTGTAGCCGATGTGTACTTGAGATGGATCATCGAGAACTACAACAAGCTACCAGAAGTAATAGTATTTCTGCCTCCAGAGAACCAGCCACGTACCAGCGGGCAGCACATACGAAGTGAGATACCAAAGTTACGCGCACGTTCTATCCAGTCCTCCGGCTTTGCACCTCTCAAGTGCCCTGAGGTGGAAATGTGTGAGAAGTTGGTTCACCCCTTCCGCTCTCCACCATACGAAATTCGTACCTTGGATGAACCCATGGGGAACGTCTGGAAACAGATATTTGGTGATGCCAAGATGGGCGGCGAGGATCTTGCGGCGTCTCCTAGCGCTGAGTTTGCGGTCAGTAAAGCGCAGGTACAGAAGAGGAGTGTAGACGAGTACCTGAAGGCGTGGACGTGGCTTAATAGGACCCCCATGGACGACGATAGCGCTGGATTGGTCCTTGAGTACCTATGGCCTTTTCTCTTCGGGAGAGATGCATTGTTTTGCCCGGATTTCAAAGA GTGCTAG